One Glutamicibacter mishrai genomic window carries:
- a CDS encoding acyl-CoA dehydrogenase: MSENRINVTDLAEQLLGPYAEIRKASRARAARPELQRDPLLGMDEHRERVLGQLGLLVEEEAVQRAFPTKFGGYDDHGGSIASFEELVAADPSLQIKAGVQWGLFAGAILHLGTEEHHAKWLPDAMSLETPGAFAMTEIGHGSDVASVATTATYDEETEEFVIHTPFKAAWKDYLGNAALHGKAATVFAQLITKGVNHGVHCFYVPIRDEDGNFLEGVGGEDDGLKGGLNGIDNGRLHFTNVRVPRTNLLNRYGNVTADGSYSSPIPSPGRRFFTMLGTLVQGRVSLDGAATSASKIGLQIAVTYGNQRRQFNSTSDTEETTLLDYQRHQRRLITRLARTYASSFAHDGLLDKFDAVFSGRADSDDDRQDLETLAAALKPLSTWDALDTLQECREACGGSGFIAKNRFTQLYQDLDVYVTFEGDNNVLLQLVGKRLLTDYASEFRKLDTGAMALYAAKQVGNTALHRSGLRSVGQALVDISDERKSANFFKDPANQRALLTDRINAKVAEVANALRAAGKNPVKSAQAFNDNQELLISAARDHGQLLRWEAFTAALEKISDPVTAEVLTWLRDVFTLTLIEEDLGWFLANGHLSMQRARTLPGYINRLLARLRPHAQDLVDAFGYTQDHLRADISSGGEAERQDEAMEYFRKLRASDNAPISEKSLKKASA, translated from the coding sequence ATGAGCGAGAACCGCATCAACGTCACCGATCTGGCCGAACAGCTGCTCGGCCCTTACGCCGAAATCCGCAAGGCCTCCCGTGCTCGCGCCGCCCGACCGGAGCTTCAGCGTGATCCGCTGCTGGGCATGGACGAGCACCGCGAACGTGTCTTAGGCCAGCTCGGCCTCCTAGTTGAAGAAGAAGCCGTTCAGCGGGCATTCCCGACAAAATTCGGTGGCTATGACGACCACGGCGGGTCCATCGCCTCTTTCGAGGAGCTAGTTGCCGCCGACCCTTCCCTTCAGATCAAAGCCGGTGTCCAATGGGGACTCTTCGCCGGAGCCATCCTGCACCTGGGCACCGAAGAGCACCACGCCAAGTGGCTTCCAGATGCCATGAGCCTGGAGACCCCTGGCGCTTTCGCCATGACCGAGATCGGCCACGGGTCGGATGTTGCTTCGGTGGCCACCACCGCAACCTACGACGAGGAAACCGAAGAATTCGTCATCCACACCCCGTTCAAGGCCGCCTGGAAGGACTATCTGGGCAACGCCGCGCTGCACGGCAAGGCAGCAACCGTCTTCGCCCAGCTGATCACCAAGGGCGTGAACCATGGCGTGCACTGCTTCTACGTGCCGATCCGCGACGAGGACGGCAACTTCCTGGAAGGCGTCGGCGGCGAAGACGATGGCCTCAAAGGCGGGCTGAACGGCATTGACAACGGACGCCTGCACTTCACCAATGTGCGTGTTCCACGCACCAACCTGCTCAACCGCTACGGCAATGTCACCGCTGACGGTTCCTACAGCTCGCCTATCCCTTCGCCAGGCCGCCGCTTCTTCACCATGCTCGGCACATTGGTGCAGGGTCGAGTTTCCCTGGATGGTGCCGCAACCAGCGCTTCGAAGATCGGCCTGCAGATTGCTGTGACCTATGGCAATCAGCGTCGGCAGTTCAACTCGACGTCGGACACCGAGGAAACCACGCTCCTGGATTACCAGCGTCACCAGCGGCGCTTGATCACCCGTCTGGCTCGCACCTACGCTTCCTCCTTCGCCCATGACGGACTGCTGGATAAATTTGACGCCGTCTTCTCGGGACGCGCCGATAGCGATGACGACCGCCAGGATTTGGAAACTCTTGCGGCTGCCTTGAAGCCATTGAGCACGTGGGATGCCCTGGATACGTTGCAGGAATGCCGTGAAGCCTGCGGCGGCTCCGGTTTCATAGCCAAGAACCGTTTCACCCAGCTCTACCAGGATCTGGATGTCTACGTCACCTTCGAAGGCGACAACAATGTGCTGTTGCAGCTCGTGGGAAAGCGCCTGCTCACCGACTACGCTTCCGAATTCCGCAAGCTGGATACCGGAGCCATGGCCCTTTATGCAGCAAAGCAGGTTGGCAACACCGCCTTGCACCGTTCGGGTCTGCGCAGTGTCGGCCAAGCACTGGTCGATATCTCAGATGAACGAAAGAGCGCGAACTTCTTCAAGGATCCAGCCAATCAGCGCGCATTGCTCACCGACCGGATCAATGCCAAGGTCGCCGAAGTGGCCAACGCGCTTCGCGCCGCTGGAAAGAATCCAGTCAAGTCCGCACAGGCCTTCAACGACAACCAGGAACTGCTGATTTCCGCGGCTCGCGACCACGGCCAGCTTTTGCGGTGGGAAGCATTTACCGCTGCGCTGGAGAAGATCTCGGACCCGGTAACCGCAGAAGTGCTGACTTGGCTGCGCGACGTGTTCACGCTGACCCTCATTGAAGAGGACCTCGGCTGGTTCCTGGCCAACGGCCACCTGTCGATGCAGCGTGCACGGACGCTTCCTGGCTATATCAACCGCTTGCTCGCCCGCCTGCGTCCACACGCGCAGGACCTGGTTGATGCTTTCGGCTATACCCAGGACCACCTGCGGGCCGACATTTCCTCCGGCGGTGAAGCAGAACGCCAGGACGAAGCCATGGAGTACTTCCGGAAGCTGCGCGCCAGCGACAATGCTCCCATCAGTGAGAAATCGCTGAAGAAAGCCTCCGCCTAA
- a CDS encoding PLP-dependent aminotransferase family protein encodes MINSSSENLVLILRDWITQAPAGTQLPSTRQLVAQHSLSPVTVQKALRTLIAQGLIESRPGIGTFVRAAPIARPYDYGWQTAALGIPRQKLPQVHASQRTLPNDFITLHSGYPDRELLPERLVKAAFSRVARSESVLQRTEPAGLPELQSWFAQELAEQTLPGLSAPTARDVIVLPGSQSGLGSIFRALVGEGHPMLIESPTYWGAILAAAQVGVNLIPIPAGPHGPDTQELDRAFERTGARAFYAHPNFANPTGVQWSPEVSERVLEIVKKRGAFLIEDDWAKDFGVNADSSALAAREDSGHVIYLRSLTKSVSPAVRVAGLIVRGPARERILADNQAQSMYVSGPLQAVALDVVSQPGWRTHLRSLRQQLENRRDLLIDALARHVPEAHLQQIPPGGLNLWVQLPDGTDLRRLERECEARRLAIAPGATWFPAEESGQYLRLNYSGPNPGAFDEAGRILAEALQAISR; translated from the coding sequence ATGATTAACAGTAGCAGTGAAAACCTCGTTTTGATACTGCGGGACTGGATCACGCAGGCTCCTGCGGGGACCCAGCTGCCATCGACTCGACAACTGGTTGCGCAACATTCGCTCAGTCCGGTGACCGTGCAAAAAGCCCTGCGGACACTGATCGCCCAAGGTCTGATCGAGTCGCGCCCCGGCATCGGAACTTTTGTCCGCGCCGCGCCGATCGCCAGACCGTACGACTACGGATGGCAAACTGCCGCGTTGGGAATCCCCCGGCAAAAGCTCCCGCAGGTACACGCCAGCCAACGCACGCTGCCCAACGACTTCATCACGCTCCATTCGGGATATCCGGATCGCGAACTGCTGCCCGAAAGACTGGTCAAGGCCGCTTTCAGCCGGGTAGCACGCAGTGAATCCGTGCTCCAAAGGACAGAACCGGCAGGACTGCCAGAACTCCAGTCATGGTTTGCCCAGGAGCTCGCAGAACAAACACTTCCGGGCCTCAGCGCGCCAACCGCAAGGGACGTCATTGTCCTGCCGGGCAGCCAAAGCGGACTTGGATCAATCTTCAGAGCGCTGGTTGGCGAAGGGCACCCGATGCTCATCGAATCGCCGACCTACTGGGGAGCCATTCTCGCCGCCGCGCAGGTCGGCGTAAACCTGATTCCCATTCCGGCAGGACCCCACGGTCCTGATACCCAAGAACTTGATCGTGCCTTTGAACGCACCGGAGCCAGGGCGTTTTATGCCCATCCGAACTTCGCCAATCCCACTGGGGTTCAGTGGAGTCCGGAAGTCTCCGAACGGGTGCTTGAAATCGTCAAGAAACGCGGCGCATTCCTTATTGAAGATGACTGGGCCAAGGACTTCGGGGTCAACGCCGATTCATCTGCGCTCGCGGCGCGAGAGGATAGCGGGCACGTGATCTACCTGCGGTCGCTGACCAAAAGCGTCTCCCCTGCGGTGCGAGTCGCCGGGCTCATCGTCCGCGGGCCGGCGCGCGAGCGGATCTTGGCGGACAACCAGGCGCAATCGATGTATGTCAGCGGCCCGCTACAGGCAGTGGCCTTGGATGTAGTCAGCCAGCCCGGCTGGCGAACCCACCTGCGATCGCTGCGCCAACAGCTGGAAAACCGCCGTGATCTGCTCATTGATGCCCTGGCGCGCCATGTCCCCGAAGCCCATCTGCAACAAATCCCACCGGGAGGTTTGAACCTGTGGGTTCAGCTTCCCGATGGGACTGATCTTCGCCGTTTAGAACGGGAGTGCGAGGCGCGCCGCCTGGCGATTGCGCCGGGTGCCACCTGGTTCCCTGCCGAGGAATCCGGTCAATACCTGCGGCTGAACTACTCCGGACCGAATCCGGGCGCTTTCGACGAGGCAGGACGGATCTTGGCTGAGGCCTTGCAGGCCATCAGCCGCTAG
- a CDS encoding FadR/GntR family transcriptional regulator, protein MEDHASRDETFVEQDKAFHRILFEPLGNQLLTNLLGVFWDVYRTIYDAIDTDLAITQPVKTAQDHRDILNAVRDRDIEKASELISEHFHGIRALLANRQVEQDGRAN, encoded by the coding sequence ATGGAAGACCATGCCTCACGTGATGAGACCTTCGTCGAGCAGGACAAGGCTTTCCACCGCATCCTCTTCGAACCGCTGGGCAACCAGCTGCTGACCAATCTTCTCGGGGTCTTCTGGGATGTCTACCGGACCATCTACGACGCCATCGACACCGATCTGGCCATCACGCAGCCGGTGAAGACCGCGCAGGATCATCGCGATATCCTCAACGCCGTGCGCGATCGCGACATCGAGAAAGCCAGCGAACTGATTTCGGAGCACTTCCACGGGATCCGCGCGCTGCTGGCCAACCGCCAAGTTGAGCAGGACGGGAGAGCGAATTAA
- a CDS encoding acetyl-CoA C-acetyltransferase codes for MTQQSVRNAVIIGGNRIPFARSNTAYVNASNQDMFTAALEGLVARFGLQGERMGAVSGGAVLKHSKDFNLMRESVLGSSLDPATPAYDVQMACATGMEAIGSLANKIKLGQLESAIGGGVDTTSDAPIAVSESLRAILLELSRARSTKDKLKALAKIRPAHLAPSAPGTGEPRTGLSMGDHQALTTKAWGITREAQDELALASHKNLAAAYDRGFFNDLVTPFNGLAKDNNLRADSTLEKLGKLKPAFGKNLGDEATMTAGNSTPLTDGASAVLLGSEDYARSHDLPMLANFVDFEAAAVDFVHGAEGLLMAPAYATARMLQRNNLTLQDFDFYEIHEAFAGTVLSTLKAWEDEEFCREKLGLDAPLGAIDRAKLNVNGSSLAAGHPFAATGGRIIASTAKMLHEKGSGRALISVCAAGGQGVVAILEARS; via the coding sequence ATGACCCAGCAGTCCGTGCGCAATGCCGTGATTATCGGTGGCAATCGCATCCCCTTTGCTCGTTCCAACACCGCCTACGTCAACGCGTCGAACCAAGACATGTTCACCGCCGCACTTGAAGGCCTCGTCGCCCGTTTCGGATTGCAAGGCGAGCGCATGGGCGCTGTCAGCGGCGGCGCCGTGCTGAAGCATTCCAAGGATTTCAACCTCATGCGCGAATCCGTGCTCGGCTCTTCACTGGACCCGGCAACTCCCGCCTACGATGTGCAGATGGCCTGCGCCACCGGCATGGAGGCCATTGGCTCGCTGGCCAATAAGATCAAGCTGGGCCAGCTGGAGTCGGCTATTGGCGGCGGCGTTGATACCACGTCAGATGCGCCGATCGCAGTTTCAGAATCCCTGCGTGCAATCCTGCTGGAACTTTCACGCGCACGCAGCACGAAGGATAAGTTGAAGGCGCTGGCTAAGATCCGCCCTGCGCACTTGGCCCCTTCGGCCCCTGGTACCGGCGAGCCGCGCACAGGATTGTCAATGGGCGACCACCAGGCGTTGACCACCAAGGCTTGGGGAATCACCCGCGAAGCACAGGACGAACTGGCCCTGGCCAGCCACAAGAACCTCGCGGCGGCCTATGACCGCGGCTTCTTCAACGATCTTGTCACTCCTTTTAATGGCCTGGCCAAGGACAACAACCTTCGTGCGGATTCAACCCTGGAGAAGCTGGGCAAGCTGAAGCCAGCGTTCGGCAAGAACCTTGGCGATGAAGCAACAATGACTGCCGGCAACTCGACCCCGCTGACCGATGGCGCCTCGGCGGTCCTTCTGGGCAGCGAAGACTACGCGCGCAGCCACGACCTTCCGATGCTCGCCAACTTTGTTGATTTTGAGGCTGCGGCCGTGGATTTTGTCCATGGCGCCGAAGGGCTGCTAATGGCACCGGCCTATGCCACGGCCCGGATGCTGCAACGCAATAACCTCACCTTGCAGGACTTCGATTTCTACGAGATCCATGAAGCCTTCGCAGGGACTGTGCTTTCAACGCTCAAGGCATGGGAAGACGAAGAATTCTGCCGTGAAAAGCTTGGACTCGACGCTCCGCTGGGAGCAATCGACCGGGCCAAGCTGAACGTCAACGGTTCATCGCTGGCCGCGGGACACCCATTCGCCGCCACCGGTGGACGCATCATCGCCAGCACCGCAAAGATGCTTCATGAGAAGGGTTCGGGCCGTGCGCTCATTTCTGTTTGCGCGGCAGGCGGACAGGGCGTTGTCGCAATCTTGGAGGCTCGTAGCTAA
- a CDS encoding MaoC family dehydratase: MSALIVSEIPSMASVYAKAAKTLGRKPKNPVLPETVLVFQGAQAQHGKLNEFRRAVGAPMNAVLPSLYVHSLAFPLAMSLMLRDDFPLPLLGMIHLGNQVDVAQPLSEDEVFDIEVHSENLSAHAKGVTCDLVIRIVVDGQDRMVLRSTFLAKGVKLPGEEPIRSERTVFDAPVRTAHWKLDAGTGRRWANVAGDYNPIHLSALSAKALGMPAAIAHGIYLAARALAGIEPAQQSYSWTVEFKTPVVLPAAVDLAFEPTADGFLVNAWHARKGKPHFELELTRTGS, encoded by the coding sequence ATGAGCGCGCTGATCGTTTCCGAAATCCCTTCGATGGCCTCGGTTTACGCCAAGGCGGCCAAAACGCTGGGACGCAAGCCTAAGAACCCGGTGCTGCCTGAAACAGTGTTGGTATTCCAAGGCGCGCAGGCGCAGCATGGCAAGCTCAACGAGTTCCGCAGGGCCGTGGGAGCACCGATGAATGCGGTGCTGCCCAGCCTCTATGTGCACTCCTTGGCATTCCCGCTGGCCATGTCCTTGATGCTGCGTGATGATTTTCCGTTGCCGCTATTGGGCATGATCCATTTGGGCAACCAGGTGGACGTGGCTCAGCCTCTGAGTGAGGACGAGGTCTTTGACATCGAGGTCCACAGCGAGAATCTGAGTGCACACGCAAAAGGCGTCACCTGCGATCTGGTGATCCGCATTGTCGTCGACGGCCAGGACCGCATGGTCCTGCGCAGCACATTCCTGGCCAAGGGCGTGAAGCTCCCGGGTGAAGAGCCGATCCGAAGCGAACGCACAGTCTTCGACGCTCCGGTTCGCACCGCCCACTGGAAACTTGATGCGGGCACCGGTCGGCGGTGGGCCAACGTTGCAGGGGACTATAACCCGATCCACTTGTCGGCTTTGAGTGCCAAGGCACTTGGAATGCCTGCCGCGATTGCCCACGGCATTTACCTGGCAGCGCGCGCCTTGGCCGGTATCGAGCCCGCGCAGCAGAGCTACTCGTGGACAGTTGAATTCAAGACGCCGGTGGTCTTGCCGGCTGCCGTCGACTTGGCCTTTGAACCAACCGCGGATGGTTTCCTCGTGAATGCGTGGCATGCGCGCAAGGGCAAGCCGCATTTCGAATTGGAGCTCACTCGCACCGGTTCGTAG
- a CDS encoding TetR/AcrR family transcriptional regulator, with amino-acid sequence MSNVNKITEVIDGETDGRAVRWHAHRTARHEELLKLARKAVHKLGPQVSMEDIASHAKTSKPVYYRYFGDKEGLRQALSAKVINDFRDRVIAAALAKDQELSSLHAMVTAYLELATNSPNLYYFVTGAQRSADDESAGALNDFFDEASELISVRLLKLYDQKATAAALSFWPRAALGMVRAAGEQWLRQPESDSKPSLETMAQELTNWLAYGIASTSDVKNA; translated from the coding sequence GTGAGTAACGTGAACAAGATCACGGAAGTTATAGACGGTGAAACTGACGGCCGAGCCGTGCGCTGGCACGCGCATCGCACTGCCCGCCACGAGGAACTGCTCAAGCTCGCACGCAAGGCCGTGCACAAGCTGGGGCCTCAGGTATCCATGGAGGACATCGCCAGCCACGCGAAAACATCCAAACCCGTCTACTACCGGTACTTCGGAGACAAAGAAGGACTGCGCCAGGCTCTGAGCGCCAAGGTCATCAACGATTTCCGCGACCGCGTCATCGCCGCGGCACTGGCCAAGGACCAGGAACTCAGTTCCTTGCACGCGATGGTCACGGCCTACCTTGAACTGGCTACCAACAGCCCCAACCTCTACTACTTCGTCACCGGTGCTCAGCGCTCGGCCGATGACGAATCCGCAGGGGCACTCAACGATTTTTTCGATGAAGCCTCGGAACTGATCAGTGTCCGGCTGCTGAAACTCTACGACCAAAAAGCCACGGCTGCCGCCCTCAGCTTTTGGCCACGAGCTGCCCTCGGCATGGTCCGAGCGGCTGGAGAACAATGGCTGCGCCAACCGGAATCAGACTCAAAGCCGAGCCTCGAAACCATGGCCCAGGAATTGACCAATTGGTTGGCCTACGGCATCGCATCGACTTCCGATGTGAAAAACGCATGA
- a CDS encoding DMT family transporter translates to MKHHSTATLTLWQPLLNTPAGLLWGSLGVLAFSFTVPMTRVAVANEGMDPIFVGAGRAVIAAILAAIALWTAKQERPNTSQWLRLSVVAFGVVLGFPLLTSFAMASVAANHGAVVIAILPAATAVAAVIRTKERTKASFWCAAAIGALAAIVFAVISGGGLAGLQPADLLLLAAVVVCGIGYAEGGLLARELGAWQTISWALVLASPLMLVLSLIGLHHQAPSSGPAGWGAFAYLGFVSMYLGFVAWYRGLAIGPMSRVSQVQLVQPVLTILWAALLLGENIGWSTIAGGAVVICCALLAIRSRATSASTDTSDTMPASAK, encoded by the coding sequence ATGAAGCATCATAGTACCGCTACTCTCACTTTGTGGCAACCGCTACTGAATACTCCAGCCGGGTTGCTCTGGGGTTCGCTCGGGGTTCTCGCCTTTTCATTCACGGTTCCCATGACCCGCGTTGCCGTGGCGAATGAGGGCATGGACCCGATATTTGTCGGCGCCGGACGGGCGGTCATCGCCGCCATCCTTGCCGCGATCGCACTTTGGACTGCGAAACAAGAACGCCCGAATACCTCTCAATGGCTGCGCCTGTCGGTGGTTGCTTTCGGAGTGGTGCTTGGCTTCCCGCTGCTGACTTCGTTTGCCATGGCCAGCGTGGCAGCGAACCATGGAGCCGTGGTCATCGCCATCCTTCCGGCAGCTACAGCGGTGGCCGCGGTAATTCGCACGAAGGAACGTACCAAGGCATCTTTCTGGTGCGCAGCAGCTATCGGGGCGCTGGCAGCCATAGTCTTCGCAGTGATCAGTGGCGGGGGACTGGCAGGACTCCAACCCGCGGATCTTCTGCTCTTGGCTGCGGTGGTGGTGTGCGGCATCGGTTATGCCGAAGGCGGACTGCTCGCCCGTGAACTAGGTGCATGGCAGACGATTTCCTGGGCCTTGGTCCTTGCCTCACCACTGATGCTGGTCCTGAGTTTGATCGGTCTTCATCACCAAGCTCCTTCCAGCGGTCCAGCTGGATGGGGTGCCTTCGCCTATTTGGGTTTCGTCAGCATGTACTTGGGTTTTGTCGCCTGGTACCGCGGATTGGCCATCGGACCGATGTCGCGGGTCAGCCAGGTGCAACTGGTGCAGCCGGTGCTGACAATCCTTTGGGCCGCGTTGCTGCTGGGTGAAAACATCGGCTGGAGCACAATAGCTGGAGGCGCTGTGGTCATCTGTTGCGCACTGCTCGCTATCCGTTCAAGGGCCACGAGTGCCAGCACCGATACGTCCGACACCATGCCCGCTTCGGCAAAGTAG
- a CDS encoding dihydrodipicolinate synthase family protein, protein MNTFTGLSAFPLTPLHDDQVDEPSFIAMVQRLCAAGVDSITALGSTGSYMYLSREERARVAELAVEHSTNVPVIIGVGAMRTSQVLANIDDAKAAGAEGVLLAPVGYQKMSDSEVLDLYRAATDHSELPVIVYDNPGTTHFAFTKDLYARIAALPGIASIKVPGVPDDPGKAKDHIAAIRSVLPAHVTIGVSGDALGAAGLIAGCDAWYTAVGGILPQPMMAITRAAQSGDHHRALAASRDLQPLWSLFTEFGGSLRVRAAIAEHFGLAQFDCLPKPIRGLDDAQRQKLIKVLLDLGLDETVPG, encoded by the coding sequence ATGAACACTTTTACCGGCTTGAGCGCATTTCCGCTCACTCCTTTGCATGATGACCAAGTGGATGAGCCTTCGTTCATCGCCATGGTCCAGCGGCTTTGCGCCGCTGGAGTCGATTCGATCACTGCTCTTGGTTCAACTGGCTCCTACATGTATCTGAGCCGAGAAGAACGAGCACGAGTTGCAGAACTCGCGGTAGAACATTCGACCAATGTTCCAGTGATCATCGGCGTAGGCGCAATGCGTACCTCTCAAGTGCTGGCGAATATCGACGATGCCAAGGCCGCAGGAGCCGAAGGCGTCTTGCTTGCTCCTGTGGGCTATCAGAAGATGAGTGATTCAGAAGTTCTCGACTTGTATCGTGCTGCTACTGACCACAGCGAGTTGCCGGTGATCGTCTATGACAATCCGGGGACTACGCACTTTGCTTTCACCAAGGACCTTTATGCGCGAATTGCCGCGCTGCCGGGAATCGCGTCAATCAAGGTTCCAGGAGTGCCCGATGATCCCGGGAAAGCCAAGGACCATATTGCGGCGATTCGCAGCGTCTTGCCCGCGCACGTCACCATTGGTGTTTCCGGTGATGCCTTAGGCGCCGCGGGACTGATTGCCGGATGCGATGCCTGGTATACCGCGGTCGGCGGGATACTTCCACAACCCATGATGGCGATTACCCGTGCAGCTCAATCGGGTGATCACCACAGAGCTCTGGCGGCATCCCGTGATCTTCAGCCGTTGTGGTCGCTATTCACTGAATTCGGCGGAAGCCTGAGGGTCAGGGCGGCGATAGCAGAGCACTTCGGCTTGGCGCAATTCGACTGCTTGCCCAAGCCTATTCGAGGCTTGGATGATGCCCAACGCCAGAAGCTGATCAAGGTTCTGCTGGACCTGGGATTGGATGAGACGGTCCCCGGATAG
- a CDS encoding VOC family protein, producing the protein MGRIKRFDHIGVTVANLDEATRFFVALGLHVDGQADGLEGEFLETVCGIPDSRTNIVMLKAPDSDVGIELSSFERPVHGPGQPEAMANEPGLRSLAFEVDNLRAAVAELESQGYGLIGGIGEYEEVWAMAYIRGPEGLIVALAQRR; encoded by the coding sequence ATGGGACGGATCAAGAGGTTTGATCACATCGGTGTTACCGTGGCGAATCTCGACGAAGCCACCAGATTCTTCGTCGCATTGGGCCTGCACGTCGATGGGCAAGCCGATGGCCTTGAAGGCGAATTCCTGGAAACCGTTTGCGGCATCCCGGACTCCCGCACGAACATCGTGATGTTGAAAGCCCCGGATAGCGATGTGGGAATCGAGCTTTCCAGTTTTGAAAGGCCCGTGCATGGTCCCGGGCAGCCCGAGGCCATGGCCAACGAACCGGGATTGCGATCCCTGGCCTTCGAAGTGGACAACCTGAGGGCTGCGGTGGCCGAACTGGAAAGCCAAGGTTATGGACTGATCGGCGGGATTGGCGAATACGAAGAGGTCTGGGCCATGGCTTATATCCGTGGCCCTGAAGGGCTCATCGTCGCACTGGCGCAGCGCAGGTGA
- a CDS encoding 3-oxoacyl-ACP reductase gives MADKYMEIVNSGATKKLAKLLGLPRPPRLRRYAPGSPLLPGPLLVLGASTHAQELSDVLVSWGLDVRRHDAGDAKLGGILLLLDEMDHPQSLSPVMLSAGRALRQLLPGARVVSISRPAKAQDAPEVAAVRQGIDGAIRSLGREMRGGSTANGIVLEESTTPVSPSALAALHFFFSGRSAYIDGQFLTVRTEDGALPSDVAQPLAGKVAVVTGAARGIGAAIARTLARDGAQVVVVDMPQAGDSLAKVANTIGATTLQLDVTAPDAAQQIMDHAIGRHGSLDIVVHNAGITRDKLLANMDAGRWDSVIAVNITSQLRMNEAFLAAKLPNLRIVSLASTSGIAGNRGQANYAASKGGVIGMVRSSAKLFAEQGGSIAAVAPGFIETEMTAKIPLGTRTVARMVLPSLMQGGLPEDVAEAISFLGSDAAAGLNGQVLRVCGQSLVGA, from the coding sequence ATGGCTGATAAGTACATGGAGATAGTGAACTCCGGAGCCACGAAAAAACTGGCCAAGCTCTTGGGCCTTCCTCGTCCGCCACGCCTGCGGCGCTATGCGCCAGGAAGCCCGTTGCTGCCTGGCCCGTTGCTGGTGCTTGGAGCGTCGACCCACGCACAAGAATTAAGCGACGTCCTGGTCTCTTGGGGGCTGGATGTTCGTCGTCATGACGCGGGAGATGCGAAACTCGGCGGCATCTTATTGCTGCTTGATGAGATGGACCATCCGCAGTCGCTGTCGCCAGTGATGCTCAGCGCTGGTCGTGCGCTTCGCCAGCTCTTGCCAGGAGCGCGAGTGGTTTCCATTTCGCGTCCGGCCAAGGCTCAAGACGCTCCGGAGGTCGCCGCCGTGCGACAGGGCATCGATGGAGCCATCCGTTCGCTCGGTCGTGAAATGCGCGGTGGTTCCACCGCAAATGGCATCGTGCTTGAAGAATCCACCACGCCGGTCAGCCCCAGTGCGTTGGCAGCGTTGCACTTCTTCTTCTCGGGGCGCAGCGCCTATATCGATGGCCAGTTCCTGACGGTCCGCACCGAGGACGGGGCACTGCCGTCAGACGTCGCGCAGCCGTTGGCAGGGAAAGTCGCAGTGGTCACCGGTGCGGCGCGTGGAATCGGCGCTGCAATCGCCCGCACCCTGGCCCGTGATGGCGCCCAGGTTGTTGTAGTGGACATGCCGCAGGCCGGAGACTCGCTGGCCAAGGTCGCGAACACCATCGGCGCCACAACCCTCCAATTGGATGTCACCGCACCAGATGCGGCGCAACAGATCATGGATCACGCAATCGGGCGTCACGGTTCGCTGGACATCGTGGTGCATAACGCAGGCATCACCCGGGATAAGTTGCTGGCCAATATGGACGCTGGGCGGTGGGACTCGGTGATCGCCGTGAACATCACCTCGCAATTGCGCATGAATGAAGCGTTCCTGGCAGCCAAGCTGCCTAACTTGCGCATTGTCTCGCTGGCATCCACCTCCGGCATCGCAGGCAACCGAGGACAGGCGAACTATGCCGCTTCCAAGGGCGGCGTCATCGGAATGGTGCGATCAAGCGCCAAGCTGTTCGCTGAACAGGGCGGGTCCATTGCCGCAGTGGCACCAGGATTCATCGAAACCGAGATGACAGCCAAGATTCCATTGGGCACCCGCACGGTGGCACGCATGGTCCTTCCATCGCTGATGCAGGGCGGCCTGCCGGAAGACGTGGCCGAGGCGATTAGCTTCCTCGGTTCAGATGCAGCTGCAGGCCTGAATGGGCAGGTGCTTCGAGTGTGTGGCCAGTCGCTGGTTGGTGCGTAA